The following coding sequences lie in one Lacerta agilis isolate rLacAgi1 chromosome 4, rLacAgi1.pri, whole genome shotgun sequence genomic window:
- the PWP2 gene encoding periodic tryptophan protein 2 homolog: protein MKFAYKFSNLLGTVYRHGNLNFTPDGNSLISPVGNRITVFDLKNNKSETLPLATQYNVACVGLSPDGNLAILVDEEGAALLVSLISKSVIHQFHFQKPVHSVCFSPNGKKFVVTKDKVALMYHAPGKKREFNAFVLDTTYYGAYDETTCIDWTDDSKCFAVGSKDMSTWVFGAERWANLIYYALGGHKDAIVACFFEGNSLDLYTVSRDGALCVWQCDTELDGLKARPPKDQTEDKAELAEGLDEELMEAEKGKEVHGKASTQKKKEKAKKVKYSCAAKYFFNKEGDFNTLTAAAYHKKIHLLVTGFASGIFHLHELPEFNLIHSLSISDQRIASVSVNSTGDWIAFGCAGLGQLLVWEWQSESYVLKQQGHFNSMVSLAYSPDGQYLVTGGDDGKVKVWNTSSGFCFVTFTEHTSSISAVTFTTSGYVILSASLDGTVRAFDLHRYRNFRTFTSPRPTQFSCLAVDSSGEIVSAGSQDSFEVFVWSVQSGRLLDVLAGHEGPISSLCFNPMKCVLASASWDKTVRLWDMLDSWRTKETLALNSDVLAVAFRPDGNELAVASLDGQITFWDHENAVQTGSIVGRHDLQIGRKELDKITAKQSAKGKSFTTLCYSADGQCILAGGQSKFVCIYHVKEQMLIKKFEISCNLSLDAMEEYLDRRKMTEFGSMALIDEGAGDDDNVAIPLPGVKRGDMSSRSFKPEIRVTCLRFSPTGRSWAATTTEGLLIYSLDSSLVFDPYDLEIDITPSSIRKVLVQKEYTKAIVMSFRLNEKKLIQEVLETVPYNEIEVISSMLPEVYIEKMLEFLASSFETSRHLEFYLIWTQRLLMLHGCKLKTRSEKLLPTIQFLQKSIQRHFEDVSKLCDWNCYNMKYIVAISQQRGVKRTAEVSENEDLEDSVMEELPALP, encoded by the exons TAACAAGTCTGAAACATTACCGCTGGCAACCCAGTACAATGTCGCATGTGTGGGACTCTCTCCAGATGGAAATCTTGCTATATTAGTTGATGAAG AGGGAGCTGCCTTACTTGTTAGCTTGATCAGTAAATCTGTGATCCATCAGTTCCATTTTCAGAAACCTGTGCATAGTGTCTGCTTTTCCCCAAATGGAAA GAAATTTGTGGTCACAAAGGATAAGGTTGCTCTGATGTACCACGCCCCAGGCAAAAAGCGAGAATTTAATGCGTTTGTCCTTGACACAACTTATTATGGTGCATATGACGAAACAACATGCATTGATTGGACAGATGATTCTAA ATGTTTTGCAGTAGGCAGCAAAGATATGTCAACGTGGGTGTTTGGAGCAGAGCGATGGGCCAATCTGATTTATTATGCATTGGGAGGTCATAAGGATGCAATTGTTGCCTGTTTCTTTGAAGGAAACAGTCTAGAT TTGTACACTGTCAGCAGAGATGGGGCTTTGTGTGTCTGGCAGTGCGATACAGAACTAGATGGCTTGAAAGCGAGACCCCCAAAAGATCAAACTGAAGACAAGGCAGAATTGGCAGAAGGCCTAGATGAAGAGTTGATGGAAGCAGAGAAGGGCAAAGAGGTCCATGGGAAAGCCAGCAcacagaagaaaaaagagaaggctaagaaagtaaaatactcATGTGCTGCCAA ATACTTTTTCAACAAAGAAGGTGATTTTAACACCTTGACAGCTGCAGCTTACCACAAGAAAATTCACTTACTAGTCACTGGCTTCGCGTCTGGAATTTTCCACCTCCATGAACTTCCAGAATTCAATCTCATCCATTCTTTAAG CATTTCGGACCAAAGGATCGCATCTGTTTCTGTCAACAGTACTGGTGACTGGATTGCTTTTGGGTGTGCAG GTCTGGGGCAGCTTCTGGTTTGGGAATGGCAGAGCGAGTCCTATGTGCTAAAGCAGCAAGGCCATTTCAACAGCATGGTTTCTCTTGCATATTCTCCAGATGGACAGTACTTAGTCACTGGCGGAGATGATGGGAAA gTGAAGGTGTGGAACACAAGCAGTGGTTTCTGTTTTGTAACCTTTACAGAACATACAAGCAGTATATCTGCCGTAACATTTACCACTTCAGGATATGTCATTCTGAGTGCTTCCCTAGATGGGACAGTTCGAGCTTTTGATCTGCACAG GTACCGCAATTTCCGCACCTTCACTTCCCCACGACCAACACAGTTCTCTTGCTTGGCTGTGGACTCCAGTGGTGAGATTGTTTCAGCTGGTTCTCAGGACTCCTTTGAAGTATTTGTGTGGTCAGTGCAGAGTGGGCGGCTCTTAGAT GTATTAGCTGGTCATGAAGGCCCCATCAGTAGCCTGTGTTTTAATCCCATGAAGTGTGTCCTAGCAAGTGCCTCTTGGGATAAGACAGTCAGGTTGTGGGATATGCTGGATAGCTGGAGGACCAAGGAAacactggcactgaactctgatG TGCTTGCTGTTGCTTTTCGTCCGGATGGCAATGAACTTGCAGTTGCTTCCTTGGATGGACAGATCACTTTCTGGGACCATGAAAATGCTGTGCAGACTGGATCAATTGTGGGGCGACATGACCTTCAGATAGGCAGAAAAGAGCTGGACAAAATAACTGCCAAACAATCTGCTAAGGGGAA ATCTTTTACTACTCTATGTTACTCAGCCGATGGGCAGTGTATTCTAGCAGGAGGGCAGTCAAAGTTTGTTTGCATTTATCATGTCAAGGAACAGATGCTCATTAAGAAATTTGAAATATCTTGCAACTTGTCTTTGGACGCAATGGAG gAGTACTTGGATCGCAGGAAGATGACTGAATTTGGTAGCATGGCATTAATagatgaaggagctggggatgatGATAATGTTGCCATCCCTCTTCCAGGAGTTAAAAGAG GTGACATGAGTTCTCGATCCTTTAAACCAGAAATAAGAGTGACCTGCCTCCGTTTCTCTCCTACCG GACGAAGCTGGGCAGCAACAACCACAGAAGGTCTTCTTATCTATTCTTTGGACTCTAGTCTGGTCTTTGATCCATACGACCTAGAAATTGACATCACTCCTAGCAGTATTCGTAAAGTACTGGTTCAGAAGGAGTACACCAAGGCGATTGTCATGTCTTTTCGACTGAATGAGAAGAAACTGATTCAGGAGGTCCTAGAAACGGTTCCATACAATGAAA TTGAAGTAATCTCCTCAATGCTTCCGGAAGTGTATATAGAAAAAATGCTAGAATTTTTAGCTTCTTCCTTTGAGACTTCTCGTCATTTGGAATTCTATCTAATCTGGACTCAGAGGTTGCTTATGTTACATGGATGCAAGTTAAAAACAAG GTCAGAGAAACTGCTGCCCACCATTCAGTTCCTTCAGAAGAGCATTCAGCGTCACTTTGAAGACGTTTCCAAACT TTGTGACTGGAACTGTTATAACATGAAATATATTGTGGCCATTTCACAACAGAGGGGTGTGAAACGTACAGCAGAAGTGTCTGAAAATGAAGATTTGGAAGACTCTGTCATGGAAGAATTGCCAGCACTTCCATGA